A region of uncultured Anaeromusa sp. DNA encodes the following proteins:
- the yihA gene encoding ribosome biogenesis GTP-binding protein YihA/YsxC: MSSEKERLDIIQAQYVASAVRRDQFPEEALPEVAFIGRSNVGKSSLINSLCRHRGLARTSGTPGKTQTINFFKVLMREGEERLPFHLVDLPGYGYAKTGQEKRKIWSRFIADYFTQSPYLRLVCLLVDIRHAPMPSDVEMFRRLVDKGLPLQLILTKADKISKNQVASAVANARKSLQTQGIAEVMAYSTQNGQGRQELLDLIKLIL, from the coding sequence ATGAGTTCAGAAAAAGAACGGTTGGACATTATACAGGCGCAGTATGTCGCCTCGGCGGTTCGGCGCGACCAGTTTCCTGAAGAGGCGCTGCCGGAGGTGGCCTTTATTGGTCGTTCCAATGTCGGTAAGTCATCGTTAATTAATTCGTTGTGCCGCCATCGCGGGTTGGCTCGGACCAGCGGCACACCGGGAAAAACGCAAACCATCAATTTCTTTAAAGTGCTTATGAGGGAAGGGGAGGAACGCCTCCCTTTCCATTTGGTGGACTTACCTGGTTATGGTTATGCAAAAACGGGTCAGGAGAAACGTAAAATCTGGAGTCGCTTTATTGCAGACTATTTTACGCAATCGCCGTATTTGCGCTTAGTTTGCCTATTGGTTGATATTCGTCATGCCCCCATGCCTAGCGATGTGGAGATGTTTCGACGTTTGGTGGATAAGGGGCTGCCTTTGCAACTGATTTTAACGAAGGCAGACAAGATTAGCAAGAATCAGGTGGCCTCTGCGGTAGCAAATGCGAGAAAATCATTGCAAACGCAAGGAATAGCCGAAGTGATGGCTTATTCGACGCAAAATGGTCAAGGGCGGCAAGAATTGCTTGACTTAATTAAGCTTATTTTGTAA
- the lon gene encoding endopeptidase La, giving the protein MKNEEIFTAKRILPLLPLRGILVFPYMIIHLDVGREKSIKALEAAMLADRQIVLATQVDAQIDTPSPEEIYRCGTVAEIKQLLKLPGGTIRVLVEGLRRARIESYVDTEDFFQVEVSEAVEDIQATSAVEAYKRTMVEAFEKWAKLSKKIPPETLVSVLSINESGRLADLIASHLALKLEDKQMLLEALDVEERLEKLCDILARELEILELEKKISGQVRKQMEKTQKEYYLREQMKAIQKELGDKDERIAEVEEYRRRLAALELPKETADKIAKEIDRLEKMPSMTAETAVLRNYLDWVLVIPWKEETEDLLDITAAETILNEDHYGLEKVKERILEYLSVRQLTESMKGPILCLVGPPGVGKTSLARSVARSLGRKFVRISLGGVRDEAEIRGHRRTYVGALPGRIIQGMRTAGSKNPVFLLDEIDKMNADFRGDPSSALLEVLDPEQNNTFSDHYVELPFDLSKVLWMVTANVLHSIPRPLLDRMEVIHLAGYTEEEKLEIAKQYLLSKQLKENGLKPSKLNVPEKVLVRLIREYTREAGVRGLERTIATLCRKAARQIVQNKKKSIRVTEKNLENYMGIPRFRHSPSEQKDQIGVSTGLAWTEVGGDVLPVEVSVLNGKGALLLTGKLGEVMRESAQAGVSYIRSRAAELGIDEDFHAKKDLHIHLPEGAIPKDGPSAGITMAAAVISALTGRAVRGDLAMTGEITLRGRVLPVGGVKEKVLAAHRLGIRTIILPKENRRDLEDIPADIRKDLRFVEVEHMDEVLKEALVK; this is encoded by the coding sequence ATGAAAAACGAAGAAATTTTTACCGCAAAACGTATCTTGCCCTTGCTGCCGTTGCGGGGCATTTTGGTTTTTCCATACATGATTATTCATTTGGATGTGGGGCGTGAAAAGTCGATTAAGGCGTTGGAGGCGGCGATGCTTGCGGATCGCCAGATTGTTTTGGCGACCCAGGTGGATGCGCAAATTGACACGCCGTCGCCCGAGGAAATCTATCGTTGCGGCACGGTGGCGGAGATTAAGCAATTATTGAAGCTTCCTGGCGGCACGATTCGCGTACTTGTGGAGGGTTTGCGGCGCGCTCGCATTGAATCGTATGTGGACACGGAAGACTTTTTTCAAGTGGAAGTTAGTGAAGCCGTAGAGGATATACAAGCGACGTCGGCTGTGGAAGCGTATAAGCGGACCATGGTAGAGGCTTTTGAAAAATGGGCTAAATTGAGCAAGAAAATTCCGCCGGAAACTCTTGTCTCTGTTTTGTCCATTAACGAAAGCGGGCGGTTAGCGGACTTGATTGCGAGTCATCTGGCGTTGAAATTAGAAGATAAGCAAATGCTCTTGGAAGCCCTGGACGTCGAAGAACGGCTGGAAAAGCTTTGCGATATTTTGGCACGGGAATTGGAAATTCTTGAATTAGAGAAGAAGATCAGCGGCCAAGTACGCAAACAAATGGAAAAGACGCAGAAAGAATACTATCTGCGCGAACAGATGAAGGCCATTCAAAAAGAGCTTGGCGACAAGGATGAGCGTATCGCCGAGGTAGAGGAATATCGGCGGCGATTGGCGGCATTGGAGCTGCCCAAGGAAACTGCGGATAAAATCGCCAAAGAAATCGACCGGTTGGAGAAAATGCCGTCGATGACGGCGGAAACGGCGGTTTTGCGTAACTATCTGGACTGGGTGCTGGTGATTCCGTGGAAGGAAGAGACAGAAGACCTACTGGACATTACAGCGGCGGAAACCATCTTGAATGAGGATCATTACGGTCTGGAAAAGGTTAAAGAGCGCATTTTGGAATATCTTTCGGTGCGTCAATTGACGGAAAGCATGAAAGGACCGATCCTTTGCCTGGTGGGACCGCCTGGCGTGGGTAAAACATCCTTGGCTCGTTCCGTTGCGCGCTCATTGGGACGTAAATTTGTGCGCATTTCCCTGGGGGGCGTTCGGGATGAAGCGGAAATTCGCGGACATCGGCGCACCTATGTCGGAGCGCTGCCTGGCAGGATTATTCAAGGCATGCGTACAGCAGGCAGTAAAAATCCGGTATTCTTACTCGATGAAATCGACAAGATGAATGCCGATTTTCGTGGAGATCCGTCTTCGGCGTTGTTGGAAGTGCTGGATCCAGAGCAAAACAATACCTTTAGTGACCATTATGTGGAGCTGCCCTTTGATTTGTCGAAGGTACTCTGGATGGTGACTGCGAATGTGCTGCATAGCATCCCACGGCCACTATTAGACCGCATGGAGGTCATTCACCTGGCTGGGTATACAGAAGAGGAAAAATTGGAGATTGCCAAGCAGTACCTCTTGTCGAAACAGCTGAAGGAAAATGGGTTAAAGCCCAGCAAACTGAATGTGCCGGAGAAGGTACTGGTGCGCTTGATTCGAGAATACACCCGCGAAGCGGGGGTGCGCGGTTTGGAACGGACTATTGCCACGCTTTGTCGTAAGGCGGCGAGACAGATTGTGCAAAACAAGAAAAAGAGCATCCGAGTAACAGAGAAGAACCTGGAAAACTACATGGGGATTCCTCGCTTTCGCCATTCACCATCCGAACAGAAAGATCAAATCGGCGTTAGTACCGGTTTAGCTTGGACGGAAGTGGGCGGCGATGTGCTGCCTGTGGAAGTTTCGGTGCTCAACGGCAAAGGGGCGCTGCTCTTGACTGGCAAGCTGGGTGAGGTAATGCGCGAGTCGGCCCAGGCTGGCGTCAGTTACATTCGTTCGCGAGCGGCGGAGCTGGGCATTGACGAAGACTTCCATGCCAAAAAAGATTTGCATATTCATTTACCAGAAGGAGCGATTCCCAAAGATGGTCCTTCGGCGGGCATTACCATGGCTGCGGCTGTCATTTCAGCCCTGACTGGCCGGGCGGTGAGGGGCGATTTGGCGATGACGGGGGAAATTACGCTGCGAGGCCGGGTGTTGCCGGTGGGCGGCGTCAAGGAAAAGGTTTTGGCGGCGCATCGCTTGGGAATTCGTACGATTATCCTTCCTAAAGAAAATCGTCGTGACTTAGAAGATATTCCGGCGGACATCCGCAAGGATCTTCGGTTTGTAGAAGTAGAACACATGGATGAAGTGTTGAAAGAGGCATTGGTGAAATAG
- a CDS encoding AsnC family transcriptional regulator, translated as MDLIDRKIVIAMQDEFPLVPEPYQELAGRIGISEEDLLTRLQKQKRTGCIRKMGAVLRHREVGYTANALCAWIVEEERLACVGKIMAAHPAVTHCYARKNVPQWPYNFYVMLHSQSREACRALAAELAEQAEEKNYTMLFSTREWKKTSMRYFAEHESV; from the coding sequence ATGGATCTGATTGATCGAAAAATTGTCATAGCCATGCAAGATGAATTTCCTCTGGTGCCGGAGCCTTACCAGGAACTGGCGGGGCGGATTGGTATTTCTGAGGAAGATCTACTGACGCGTCTGCAAAAGCAGAAGCGAACAGGCTGTATTCGTAAAATGGGCGCAGTGCTTCGGCACCGTGAAGTTGGGTATACGGCAAACGCGCTTTGCGCTTGGATTGTTGAAGAAGAGCGCTTGGCTTGCGTGGGGAAGATCATGGCGGCGCATCCGGCGGTGACACATTGTTATGCCAGGAAGAACGTACCGCAATGGCCTTATAATTTTTACGTCATGCTTCATTCCCAATCAAGGGAAGCTTGCCGCGCTTTAGCTGCGGAACTAGCGGAGCAGGCGGAGGAAAAAAACTATACGATGCTGTTTAGTACGCGAGAGTGGAAAAAGACCAGCATGCGTTATTTTGCCGAACACGAATCAGTTTAA
- a CDS encoding AsnC family transcriptional regulator: MLTEFDKKLLNILQTDLPLASRPFQVLAERLQCQEKTVLERLLYLKTHGYLRRVGAFFDSHQLGYVSTLVAVKVQPVQMDAVARAINAYAGVTHNYERDGEYNLWFALISPSLAEETRILEEIRALTGVEEVLSLPATEKYKVSVQFTL; the protein is encoded by the coding sequence ATGCTGACAGAGTTTGATAAAAAGCTGTTGAATATTCTTCAGACCGACCTGCCTTTGGCAAGCCGGCCTTTTCAAGTCTTGGCGGAGCGGTTGCAATGCCAAGAAAAAACAGTACTGGAGCGATTGCTCTATCTCAAGACCCATGGTTATTTGCGACGCGTAGGCGCGTTCTTTGATTCTCACCAATTAGGGTATGTCAGTACGTTGGTGGCGGTCAAAGTGCAACCGGTGCAAATGGATGCAGTAGCCAGGGCCATCAATGCCTATGCAGGCGTAACGCACAATTATGAGCGCGATGGGGAATACAACCTCTGGTTTGCACTTATTTCTCCAAGTTTAGCGGAGGAAACTCGTATTTTGGAAGAGATTCGCGCTTTGACCGGTGTGGAAGAAGTACTGAGCCTGCCGGCCACGGAAAAATATAAAGTAAGCGTGCAATTTACGTTGTAA